In a genomic window of Dyadobacter fermentans DSM 18053:
- a CDS encoding Gfo/Idh/MocA family oxidoreductase has product MENLNSNNDRRGNDRRDFLKKSLAGSALLTFGGVLPGFSPKSYAKIIGANEKVRVGMMGVNSRGLALATNYALQPNCEVVSISDVDTRAAEKCISVVNDTQKSKPANTPDFRKALENKDMDALVVAAPDHWHAPAAILASKAGKHVYLEKPCSHNPHEGELLIAVAKKYKNVIQMGNQRRSWPNVAAGIKEVHDGVIGRAYFAKGWYTNNRASIGIGKETAVPSWLDYELWQGPAPRRAYKDNVVHYNWHWFWNWGTGEALNNGTHMLDLMRWGLQVDYPTRVTSSGGRFRYKDDWETPDTQVINLEFANNTAMTWEGRSCNGRTIEGSSVGVVFYGEKGSIQIGEGNTYKVFDLDNKLVKDVKNDFKIDPLNKMNPSQGLDALHIQNFFEGIKKGTPVAAEIVGGHQSTLLAQLGNIAIRSGETLNIDPSNGHIKGSKAAEKFWKREYQKGWEPTV; this is encoded by the coding sequence ATGGAGAACCTAAATTCAAATAACGACCGCCGCGGTAACGACCGTCGTGACTTCCTTAAAAAATCACTGGCCGGCAGCGCATTGCTGACATTCGGCGGCGTATTGCCTGGTTTCAGTCCGAAAAGTTATGCCAAAATCATCGGCGCGAACGAGAAGGTACGCGTCGGTATGATGGGCGTAAACAGCCGCGGGCTGGCATTGGCGACCAACTATGCATTGCAGCCTAACTGCGAAGTGGTGTCCATTTCGGACGTCGATACGCGTGCTGCCGAGAAATGCATCAGCGTCGTGAACGACACCCAAAAATCCAAACCTGCTAACACGCCCGACTTCCGCAAGGCGCTTGAAAATAAGGACATGGACGCTTTAGTGGTGGCTGCGCCGGATCACTGGCATGCGCCGGCGGCTATTCTGGCCTCCAAAGCGGGCAAGCATGTGTACCTCGAAAAACCTTGCAGCCACAACCCGCACGAAGGCGAGCTGCTCATTGCCGTGGCAAAAAAATACAAGAATGTGATCCAGATGGGCAACCAGCGCCGCTCCTGGCCGAATGTGGCGGCGGGCATCAAGGAAGTGCATGACGGCGTGATCGGCCGGGCGTATTTTGCCAAAGGCTGGTATACCAATAACCGTGCTTCCATTGGCATAGGCAAGGAAACCGCCGTTCCCTCCTGGCTCGACTATGAGCTGTGGCAAGGCCCTGCGCCTCGCCGCGCTTACAAAGACAATGTGGTGCATTACAACTGGCACTGGTTCTGGAACTGGGGCACCGGCGAGGCGCTCAACAACGGCACCCACATGCTCGACCTCATGCGCTGGGGCCTGCAAGTGGATTACCCGACGCGTGTCACCTCCTCAGGCGGCCGTTTCCGCTACAAAGACGACTGGGAAACACCTGATACACAGGTTATCAACCTCGAATTCGCGAACAACACCGCCATGACCTGGGAAGGCCGCAGCTGCAACGGACGCACGATCGAAGGCAGCTCGGTAGGCGTGGTATTCTATGGTGAAAAAGGCTCGATTCAGATCGGCGAGGGCAATACTTATAAAGTATTCGACCTGGACAACAAGCTGGTCAAGGACGTCAAAAACGACTTCAAGATTGACCCATTGAACAAAATGAACCCTTCGCAAGGGCTCGACGCATTGCATATTCAAAATTTCTTCGAAGGCATTAAGAAGGGAACGCCTGTGGCGGCGGAGATCGTCGGCGGGCACCAGAGCACGCTGCTGGCGCAGCTGGGTAACATCGCGATCCGCTCGGGCGAAACGCTGAATATCGACCCAAGCAACGGCCATATCAAAGGCAGCAAAGCCGCCGAGAAATTCTGGAAACGCGAGTATCAAAAAGGCTGGGAGCCGACGGTATAA
- a CDS encoding neutral/alkaline non-lysosomal ceramidase N-terminal domain-containing protein, whose protein sequence is MKLALAWTFLLLTCIPAFAQGWKAGVAKIAITPAEPMWMAGYAARTHASEGKLHDLWAKALAIQDANGKQAVLITTDLLGFPKAMSDELRAKINDRYKLSKAQIILNSSHTHSGPVLGAALSDIYPITETDQRKIDQYSAKLIDQIITLTGDALKALQPATIEAKNGVTRFQVNRRNNDAATLERLTEITGPGDPAVPVLKVLDAKGKIMAIAFGYACHPTVLDGYQWSGDYPGWAQIELEKLYPGATALFFQGAGADQNPLPRHTVPLAIQYGKTLAAAVERVLSEEMNPLAPQLSTAYNEVTLSLTTAPTRAQLSAMAEKATGFQQKWAKRMIAQIEEKKPFQTSYPFPLQVWKLGDQAIMTLGGELVVDYAINLKQIFGQDTFVMGYSNDVMTYIPSTTILREGGYEGEVAAIVYGLPATWASDVEIEILNGMVQLAKQAGVATPESRVIKN, encoded by the coding sequence ATGAAGCTAGCCCTCGCATGGACTTTCCTGCTTTTGACCTGCATCCCCGCATTCGCGCAGGGCTGGAAGGCGGGTGTGGCAAAAATAGCCATAACGCCCGCTGAACCGATGTGGATGGCCGGTTACGCGGCGCGCACGCACGCTTCGGAGGGCAAGCTGCATGATCTTTGGGCCAAAGCATTGGCGATCCAGGACGCGAACGGCAAGCAGGCCGTGCTCATTACCACGGATTTGTTGGGCTTTCCAAAGGCAATGTCTGACGAGCTAAGGGCGAAAATCAATGACCGCTACAAACTTTCCAAAGCACAGATTATTCTCAACAGTTCGCACACGCACTCCGGCCCCGTGCTTGGAGCTGCGTTGTCGGATATTTACCCGATAACCGAAACCGACCAAAGGAAAATTGATCAGTACTCGGCCAAACTGATCGATCAGATCATAACGCTGACTGGCGATGCATTGAAGGCATTGCAACCGGCGACGATCGAAGCAAAAAACGGCGTGACGCGCTTCCAGGTGAACCGCCGGAACAACGACGCGGCGACATTGGAAAGGCTTACCGAAATTACCGGCCCCGGCGACCCCGCCGTGCCGGTGCTGAAAGTGCTGGACGCGAAAGGGAAAATCATGGCCATCGCATTCGGCTATGCCTGCCATCCTACTGTTTTGGACGGCTACCAATGGTCGGGCGACTATCCCGGCTGGGCGCAGATCGAACTCGAAAAGCTATACCCGGGTGCTACCGCATTGTTTTTCCAAGGTGCGGGGGCGGATCAAAATCCATTACCGAGGCATACCGTTCCGCTCGCCATTCAATATGGAAAAACGCTTGCAGCGGCCGTGGAGCGGGTTTTGAGTGAAGAAATGAACCCATTGGCACCGCAGCTTTCGACGGCTTACAATGAGGTGACGCTTTCATTAACGACTGCGCCCACCCGCGCCCAACTTTCCGCGATGGCCGAAAAAGCAACCGGTTTCCAGCAGAAATGGGCCAAGCGCATGATCGCGCAGATCGAAGAGAAAAAGCCGTTTCAAACCTCCTACCCTTTTCCATTGCAGGTGTGGAAACTCGGCGACCAGGCTATCATGACCCTCGGCGGCGAGCTGGTGGTGGATTATGCGATCAATTTGAAGCAAATATTCGGTCAGGATACGTTTGTGATGGGCTATTCCAATGATGTGATGACGTACATTCCCAGTACGACCATCCTGCGCGAGGGCGGGTATGAGGGCGAAGTGGCCGCGATTGTGTACGGGCTGCCCGCGACCTGGGCGTCAGATGTGGAAATTGAAATATTGAACGGGATGGTGCAACTGGCGAAGCAGGCCGGGGTCGCCACGCCGGAATCCCGTGTAATTAAAAATTAA
- a CDS encoding DegT/DnrJ/EryC1/StrS family aminotransferase produces the protein MQAFSSKLSRRTFLKQNSLAGLGVALASSSVAGLPAIASKSAQVPAILGGPSAWAEVKWPIWPQWNPETDEKLLLEVMRSGIWSRADVVTRFEKEWAAALGVKRCLAVVNGTNALVTAIHQMGIGAGDEVLVPPYTFIASVSSILSNGAMPVFVDIDAETFQIDPAKIEAKITPRTKAILAVHILGLPVDMDRVIAIAKKHKLLVIEDACQAHLAEYDKKKVGSIGDAGCFSFQNSKNLPIGEGGAIVSNNDHFIDLCFSYTNFGNPYGSAVGSVSTGAVMQGTKLRFSEYQAAIGIAQLKRLDAQTTTRNENAEYLKSLIKDISGIVPYKLYDKVTRGAFHLFPFRYQKEGFKGLPREAFLKALRAEGVPCSSGYTPLNTQPYLKDTFDSENYQRMYPKEKLDINRYHAQNKCPVNDQVCNEAVWFTQNMLLGTKDDMKSIASAVEKIHQNAEKIKTLGQK, from the coding sequence ATGCAAGCATTCAGCTCCAAACTGTCACGAAGAACGTTTCTGAAACAGAACTCACTGGCGGGGCTGGGTGTGGCCCTGGCATCGTCGTCGGTGGCCGGCTTGCCGGCAATCGCTTCAAAGTCGGCGCAGGTGCCAGCGATTTTGGGCGGGCCGTCAGCATGGGCGGAGGTGAAATGGCCGATATGGCCGCAATGGAACCCGGAAACGGACGAGAAACTATTGCTGGAAGTGATGAGGAGCGGCATCTGGTCGCGGGCGGATGTGGTAACCCGGTTTGAAAAGGAATGGGCCGCAGCCTTGGGCGTGAAGCGATGCCTCGCGGTTGTGAATGGAACCAACGCATTGGTAACCGCCATTCACCAGATGGGTATCGGCGCGGGCGACGAGGTGCTTGTGCCGCCTTACACGTTCATTGCGTCGGTTTCTTCCATTCTGTCCAATGGCGCCATGCCGGTGTTCGTGGACATTGATGCCGAAACTTTCCAGATCGACCCGGCGAAGATCGAGGCTAAGATCACACCACGCACCAAAGCTATCCTGGCCGTACACATTCTCGGGCTGCCTGTGGATATGGACCGTGTAATAGCCATTGCCAAAAAGCATAAACTACTCGTGATCGAGGACGCCTGCCAGGCGCATTTGGCAGAATACGATAAAAAGAAAGTCGGCAGCATTGGCGACGCAGGCTGTTTCAGTTTTCAAAACTCCAAAAACCTGCCCATCGGCGAAGGCGGCGCGATTGTGAGTAACAACGACCATTTCATCGACCTCTGTTTTTCCTATACCAATTTCGGTAATCCTTATGGAAGCGCCGTGGGCTCGGTCAGTACCGGGGCCGTGATGCAGGGCACTAAGCTGCGGTTTTCGGAATACCAGGCGGCGATCGGCATTGCGCAACTGAAACGCCTCGATGCACAAACGACCACGCGCAATGAAAACGCCGAATACCTCAAATCGCTGATCAAGGATATTTCGGGCATTGTGCCTTATAAATTGTACGACAAAGTTACCCGCGGCGCTTTTCACTTGTTTCCTTTCCGTTATCAAAAGGAAGGGTTCAAAGGATTACCGCGCGAGGCATTTCTGAAAGCATTGCGGGCAGAAGGCGTTCCGTGTTCGAGCGGATATACGCCTTTGAATACACAGCCCTATTTGAAAGACACATTCGATTCGGAGAACTACCAGCGGATGTATCCGAAGGAAAAGCTGGACATTAACCGCTATCATGCGCAGAACAAATGTCCGGTGAACGATCAGGTTTGTAACGAAGCCGTTTGGTTCACCCAAAACATGCTCCTCGGCACAAAAGACGACATGAAATCGATCGCTTCGGCCGTTGAGAAGATCCATCAGAATGCCGAAAAGATCAAAACATTAGGACAAAAATGA
- a CDS encoding Gfo/Idh/MocA family protein, translated as MHSLSRRKFIFQSATAGISLGLINHLPALARPALARPADGKRVGIIGLDTSHVIAFTKALNAPQPDAVYDGYKVVAAYPYGSKDIESSTKRIPGYIEDVKKMGVEVVGSIKELLDKTDVILLETNDGRLHLEQAVEVLKAGKRMFIDKPVAASLSDTLKIFEASKKYNIPVFSASSLRYIKGVESLDKKKVLGADTYSPAVFEKTHPDFFWYGIHGVETLYTVMGRGCKSVTRVSTPNTDIVVGIWEDGRTGTFRGTRSGKHDYGGTVFTEDGNKVLGPYGGYEPLLVDIIKYFKTGEVPVTPEETIEIFSFMEAAHESKRQGGKSVTLESVLAKAGKK; from the coding sequence ATGCATTCGCTTAGCAGACGAAAGTTTATTTTCCAATCGGCAACCGCCGGCATCAGCTTGGGTTTGATAAATCATTTGCCTGCATTGGCGCGGCCTGCATTGGCGCGGCCTGCCGATGGCAAGCGGGTCGGGATAATCGGTTTGGACACTTCCCACGTGATCGCATTCACAAAAGCGCTGAACGCGCCGCAGCCGGATGCCGTGTACGACGGTTACAAAGTAGTGGCTGCCTATCCTTACGGCAGCAAGGACATCGAGTCGAGCACGAAACGCATTCCGGGTTACATCGAGGACGTGAAGAAAATGGGCGTCGAGGTGGTCGGTTCGATCAAGGAACTGCTGGATAAAACCGATGTAATCCTGCTCGAAACGAACGATGGGCGGCTGCATTTGGAGCAGGCGGTGGAAGTTTTAAAGGCGGGAAAACGGATGTTTATCGACAAGCCGGTCGCTGCCTCGCTTTCAGACACGCTGAAAATTTTCGAAGCTTCTAAAAAATACAATATCCCAGTTTTCTCAGCTTCCTCGCTCCGGTATATCAAAGGAGTTGAGAGCCTCGATAAGAAAAAGGTGCTCGGCGCGGATACGTATAGTCCGGCCGTTTTCGAAAAAACACACCCTGATTTCTTCTGGTACGGCATTCACGGCGTGGAAACGCTGTACACTGTGATGGGACGAGGCTGCAAAAGCGTTACCCGCGTGAGTACACCGAATACCGATATCGTGGTGGGCATCTGGGAGGATGGCCGCACGGGTACGTTCCGCGGCACACGGTCGGGCAAGCACGACTATGGCGGAACAGTTTTCACCGAGGATGGCAACAAAGTTTTAGGGCCTTATGGTGGTTATGAGCCGCTTTTGGTCGATATTATCAAGTATTTCAAAACCGGCGAGGTGCCGGTTACACCCGAAGAGACCATTGAAATATTTTCTTTCATGGAAGCTGCCCACGAAAGCAAGCGCCAGGGCGGCAAAAGCGTGACCCTGGAAAGCGTGCTGGCCAAGGCCGGCAAAAAATAG
- a CDS encoding LacI family DNA-binding transcriptional regulator, with amino-acid sequence MEKENTYYGVKEIARRANVSIATVDRVLHNRSGVSEKTKKKINDIIKELDYQPNILASRLASKKIISLAVLIPRVSEETDFWEAPMKGITRADSEIKKYGIQVTTFYFDLNDPASFNEQAAAILDGHFKGVLLAPSFIEESRKFIRSCREKKIPFVFIDSDVPDEDNLCYIGPHLFQSGYVGAKLSTYRLKEKHKVAVVNISKESDSYNYLQIEEGFRSYFKDHNLPIEIIRIDIKDTDSLSVTRDLTRALHEHGDIEAIFVTNSRVFSVAAFLEKTQRSDISLIGYDYLKENITYLNKELIDFLICHKPEEQGYRGLMALYQTLVLGAPVEKTHFMPIDIVTKENQAFYQN; translated from the coding sequence ATGGAAAAAGAAAATACCTACTACGGCGTGAAGGAAATCGCCCGCCGTGCCAACGTCTCCATCGCGACCGTCGACCGTGTGTTGCATAACCGCTCGGGCGTTTCGGAAAAGACCAAGAAGAAGATCAACGACATTATCAAGGAGCTGGATTATCAGCCCAATATCCTCGCCAGCCGCCTCGCTTCGAAGAAAATCATCTCGCTGGCCGTGCTCATTCCGCGCGTTTCCGAGGAAACCGATTTCTGGGAGGCGCCTATGAAAGGCATTACCCGGGCCGATTCGGAGATCAAGAAATATGGCATTCAGGTTACCACTTTTTACTTCGATCTGAATGATCCTGCGTCATTCAATGAGCAGGCGGCCGCCATTCTCGATGGCCATTTCAAAGGCGTGCTGCTGGCCCCTTCGTTCATTGAAGAGTCCCGGAAGTTTATCCGTTCCTGCCGGGAGAAAAAAATACCGTTTGTGTTCATCGACTCCGACGTGCCCGACGAGGACAATCTCTGCTACATCGGTCCGCATTTGTTCCAGAGCGGCTATGTGGGTGCCAAGCTTTCTACCTATCGTTTGAAAGAAAAACATAAGGTAGCCGTGGTGAACATTTCGAAGGAATCCGACAGCTACAATTACCTGCAAATCGAAGAAGGCTTTCGCTCCTATTTTAAGGACCATAACCTGCCGATCGAGATCATCCGCATTGATATTAAGGATACCGACAGCCTGTCCGTTACCCGCGACCTTACACGCGCATTGCACGAGCACGGCGACATTGAAGCCATTTTCGTGACCAATTCCCGCGTTTTCTCTGTGGCGGCATTCCTTGAAAAGACCCAACGCTCCGACATTTCGCTCATTGGTTATGATTATTTAAAAGAAAACATCACCTACCTGAACAAGGAGCTCATCGACTTCCTGATCTGCCACAAACCCGAAGAACAAGGCTACCGCGGGCTCATGGCGCTCTACCAGACGCTCGTCCTCGGCGCGCCGGTTGAAAAAACGCATTTCATGCCGATTGATATTGTGACAAAGGAGAACCAGGCATTTTATCAGAATTGA
- a CDS encoding sterol desaturase family protein: MALNYMALAVPLFLLLIGIEYWVSKRLGRQLFNFNSSIANMNVGVLERLIDMFTAGSFFFFYDYIQKNYGLFEIRPTLLVWIALILATDFVWYWYHRAGHKINLFWGFHVVHHTSEEFNYTAGTRITIFQAVVRTAFWSVLPLIGFPAPMITTMLIVHGLYPFFTHTQVIGKLGILEYILVTPSHHRVHHASNEAYLDKNFGDMFIIWDKLFGTFEEEKEQPVFGLTKQLDSYSFLWQHFHFLVEIWYAAQQKKGIVAKLKVIFGSPSDFDPAVRRIVEKRFLSKNKVRVRSQKFRRYVLVQFAITVITLFFLLLFEHHEETFLQVMMALVIFVTLINCGAILEQRRWVFYLEFARGALIFITAYHYFPHPTVLFLIWAVLIGGVLYFSALQKQYLQSIYGR; encoded by the coding sequence ATGGCGCTCAATTACATGGCATTGGCCGTTCCACTGTTCCTTTTGCTCATCGGGATCGAATATTGGGTGTCGAAGCGCCTTGGGCGGCAGCTGTTCAATTTCAACAGCTCTATTGCCAACATGAATGTCGGTGTTTTAGAGCGGCTGATCGACATGTTCACGGCCGGTTCGTTCTTCTTTTTTTATGACTATATCCAAAAAAATTACGGCCTGTTTGAAATCCGGCCGACGTTGCTCGTCTGGATCGCATTGATCCTCGCCACAGACTTCGTTTGGTATTGGTACCACCGGGCGGGGCACAAAATCAACCTGTTTTGGGGCTTTCACGTGGTGCACCACACGAGCGAAGAGTTCAATTACACGGCCGGAACGCGCATCACCATTTTTCAGGCGGTCGTTCGCACGGCATTCTGGTCGGTGCTGCCGCTAATTGGCTTCCCGGCGCCGATGATCACTACCATGCTCATCGTCCACGGCCTTTACCCGTTTTTTACGCACACCCAGGTCATCGGCAAGCTCGGCATTCTGGAATACATATTGGTGACACCCTCGCACCACCGCGTGCACCATGCGAGCAACGAGGCCTACCTCGACAAGAATTTCGGCGACATGTTTATCATTTGGGATAAGCTTTTCGGCACATTCGAGGAGGAAAAAGAACAGCCCGTTTTCGGCCTCACCAAGCAGCTCGACAGTTACAGTTTTCTCTGGCAGCATTTCCATTTCCTCGTCGAAATATGGTATGCCGCGCAGCAGAAAAAGGGCATTGTCGCTAAGCTGAAAGTTATTTTCGGCAGTCCGTCCGACTTCGATCCGGCCGTCCGCAGGATTGTTGAAAAGCGCTTTTTATCCAAAAACAAGGTACGCGTACGCTCGCAGAAATTCCGGCGCTACGTGCTCGTGCAGTTTGCCATCACGGTGATCACGCTGTTTTTCCTGTTGCTATTCGAGCACCACGAAGAAACGTTCTTGCAAGTAATGATGGCGCTCGTCATTTTCGTGACGCTCATCAACTGCGGCGCCATTCTCGAACAGCGGCGCTGGGTTTTCTATCTGGAATTCGCCCGCGGCGCATTGATCTTTATCACCGCCTACCATTACTTCCCGCATCCGACGGTGCTCTTTCTCATTTGGGCGGTGCTCATCGGTGGCGTGCTTTACTTTTCGGCTTTGCAAAAACAATATCTACAATCGATCTACGGGCGATAA
- a CDS encoding SusC/RagA family TonB-linked outer membrane protein → MFQNLSKSSLLSRGRLLVALLLFGLSAAAQNITVKGTVTSTTDNGSLPGVNIVVKNTLIGTSTDVDGKFEIDAPSDGTLVFSGIGYVTQEVSVNGRATIDIKLAADTKLLEEVVVVGYGTQKRNALTNSVSQISGEAITKRPVSNIQQSMQGLMPGVTVLDAGGSPGKSNTNIRVRGITTFNINGSSTSGYDLGKNDALVIVDGIEQRLSDINPDDIESISVLKDASSTAIYGSRATNGVVLVTTKRAKGGKVQVDYHGYYAIQKSNNVPKMMGIEAYMREQVAAYTNAGLAVPARFTEESIQAYVNATDREKYPMPNTWFETMLRSAPQQNHTISVAGGTDVIRTRLSARFQDQQGVIAGYSNKIGEFRLNTDYNVSKRIRVSGDINYRYARALNPTVNNNPNNPTPLNNFFHGTLWAVPKYPDGTYGLSTQGNNPLMFNEIGGQSRQVTDYLAGYLKAEFDIAEGLTFSTQIAGRGTFVNQKNYTNSYTNTDKNTNVTKTVAINSLTEVRNTLREYTINNLLNYEKSFGNHGLKALVGYSQIGNTQTFLSAYRERFYNNDIGSIGQGANDGTKSNTGNDAEYGLRSYFGRVNYDYKEKYLFEANGRYDGSSKFTGPKQYSFFPSFSAGWRISKESFWQGMEKSVNDLKLRGSWGITGNQSVDLYSYYSALTALGYSFGGTPVQGYRPTTLANTGLGWESTTQLDLGIDAAFLNKRLTFTADYYRKLTDDILLNLDIPATIGLKAPPQNAGSVENKGWEFSLNYRSASSSSGFRYTLGGNLSINENKVTDLKGTGPYITGSDIDPRYIIAKGLPINTLWGYQTDGLFQTEQEIAEYKATYAANTKPGDVKYVDRNGDGKINADDMTVIGNSFPKYTFGVNGDFAYKGFELSILFQGAAKVDARLAGALAEMGNQEGFTHEIYTNNYWTPENTGARFPRPTKFDLRNVATSDRLVIDGSYLRLKNVQLAYNIPSEMVSKLRVSRIRVYTSATNLLTFSKLNEWNLDPEVPSGRAVYFPQTALYTFGLNLSF, encoded by the coding sequence ATGTTCCAAAATCTATCCAAAAGCTCTCTGTTGAGCAGAGGCCGGCTACTTGTGGCTTTGCTGCTCTTCGGCCTCAGCGCCGCCGCCCAGAACATCACCGTGAAGGGCACCGTTACGTCCACAACTGACAACGGCTCGCTGCCGGGTGTCAATATTGTGGTCAAAAACACACTCATCGGGACTTCCACCGATGTCGATGGTAAATTCGAGATCGATGCACCGTCCGACGGCACCCTTGTTTTCTCCGGGATCGGGTACGTTACCCAGGAGGTTTCGGTGAATGGCCGTGCTACGATCGACATTAAACTCGCTGCCGACACGAAGCTGCTCGAAGAAGTGGTCGTGGTCGGTTATGGCACGCAGAAACGCAATGCGCTCACCAACTCGGTTTCGCAGATCAGCGGCGAAGCGATTACCAAACGGCCGGTATCAAATATCCAGCAGTCGATGCAAGGGCTCATGCCGGGGGTAACCGTGCTCGATGCGGGCGGCTCGCCGGGTAAATCCAATACCAACATCCGCGTGCGCGGGATCACCACATTCAACATTAACGGCAGCAGCACCAGCGGCTATGATCTGGGTAAAAACGACGCATTGGTGATCGTTGACGGCATCGAGCAGCGCCTGAGCGACATTAACCCGGACGATATCGAGTCGATTTCCGTGTTGAAAGATGCCTCTTCGACGGCCATTTACGGTTCGCGCGCAACGAACGGGGTAGTGCTTGTTACCACCAAGCGCGCGAAAGGCGGCAAAGTGCAGGTGGATTACCACGGCTATTATGCCATTCAAAAATCGAACAATGTGCCCAAAATGATGGGAATCGAGGCTTACATGCGCGAGCAGGTGGCCGCATACACGAATGCAGGCCTGGCCGTGCCGGCGCGTTTTACGGAAGAATCCATTCAGGCGTACGTGAATGCGACCGACCGGGAAAAATACCCGATGCCGAACACCTGGTTTGAGACCATGCTCCGCTCGGCGCCCCAGCAGAACCACACCATTTCGGTAGCCGGCGGCACGGACGTGATCCGCACGCGACTCAGCGCCCGTTTCCAGGACCAGCAGGGTGTGATTGCGGGTTATTCCAACAAAATCGGCGAATTTCGGTTGAATACCGATTATAATGTCTCGAAACGCATTCGCGTGAGCGGCGACATCAACTACCGCTATGCCCGCGCATTGAACCCGACCGTCAACAACAACCCGAATAACCCAACGCCGCTGAACAACTTCTTCCATGGTACACTGTGGGCAGTTCCCAAATACCCGGATGGTACTTACGGACTGAGTACGCAGGGTAATAACCCACTGATGTTTAACGAAATAGGCGGCCAGTCCCGGCAGGTGACGGATTATCTGGCGGGTTATCTCAAAGCGGAGTTCGACATTGCAGAAGGGCTGACTTTCTCGACCCAGATCGCAGGCCGGGGCACATTTGTGAACCAGAAAAACTATACGAATTCCTACACCAACACCGACAAAAACACGAATGTTACCAAAACGGTGGCCATTAACTCGCTCACCGAAGTGCGCAACACGCTGCGCGAATACACGATCAACAACCTGCTTAACTATGAAAAAAGCTTCGGCAATCATGGTTTGAAGGCATTGGTGGGCTATTCGCAGATCGGCAACACGCAGACTTTCCTGTCAGCCTACCGCGAGCGGTTCTATAACAATGATATCGGCTCGATTGGCCAGGGCGCGAATGATGGCACGAAGAGCAACACCGGCAACGATGCGGAATATGGCCTGCGCTCCTATTTCGGCCGGGTAAATTATGATTACAAAGAGAAATACCTCTTCGAAGCGAATGGCCGCTATGACGGTTCTTCGAAGTTCACCGGGCCGAAACAATACAGTTTTTTTCCCTCATTCTCAGCCGGATGGCGCATTTCGAAGGAAAGCTTCTGGCAGGGAATGGAAAAGTCGGTCAACGACCTGAAACTACGCGGCTCGTGGGGGATCACGGGTAACCAGTCGGTGGACCTGTACAGCTACTACTCCGCATTGACGGCCCTCGGGTACAGCTTCGGCGGCACGCCGGTGCAGGGTTACCGCCCCACCACATTGGCCAACACGGGACTCGGCTGGGAATCTACCACGCAGCTCGACCTCGGTATCGACGCCGCGTTCCTCAACAAGCGCCTCACGTTTACCGCCGATTACTACCGCAAACTCACCGACGACATTCTCCTGAACCTCGACATTCCGGCCACGATCGGTCTGAAAGCGCCGCCGCAGAATGCAGGATCGGTCGAAAACAAAGGATGGGAGTTCAGCCTCAATTATCGCAGCGCATCCAGCTCATCGGGCTTCCGGTACACTTTGGGTGGAAATTTGAGTATTAATGAAAACAAAGTAACCGACCTGAAAGGCACTGGTCCGTACATCACGGGTTCCGACATCGACCCGCGCTACATTATCGCCAAAGGCCTGCCGATCAACACGCTTTGGGGTTATCAAACGGACGGCTTGTTCCAGACCGAGCAGGAAATCGCTGAATACAAAGCCACTTACGCCGCCAACACCAAGCCCGGCGACGTGAAATATGTGGATCGGAATGGTGACGGCAAAATCAACGCCGACGATATGACCGTGATTGGTAACTCGTTCCCGAAATACACATTCGGGGTGAATGGTGATTTTGCTTACAAAGGCTTCGAACTGAGTATCTTATTCCAGGGAGCGGCGAAAGTGGATGCCCGCCTGGCCGGTGCATTAGCGGAAATGGGTAACCAGGAAGGCTTCACCCACGAGATTTATACCAATAATTACTGGACGCCGGAAAATACCGGTGCGCGTTTCCCGCGCCCGACCAAATTCGACCTTCGCAACGTCGCCACTTCCGACCGTTTGGTAATTGATGGCTCTTATTTGCGCCTCAAAAACGTTCAGCTCGCCTATAACATTCCGTCCGAAATGGTGAGCAAACTGCGCGTGAGCCGCATCCGGGTTTACACCTCGGCTACCAACCTGCTCACTTTCTCGAAGCTGAACGAATGGAACCTCGACCCGGAAGTGCCATCCGGCCGCGCCGTGTATTTCCCGCAAACAGCCTTGTACACATTCGGCTTGAACCTCTCATTCTGA